The following nucleotide sequence is from Acidobacteriota bacterium.
TCGTTCAGGCGGAGCCTGAGAACTCCTCGCATCGCGCTCATCTCGCCGAGACCCGTGCGGCCGAGGGTGACTCAGAGAGCGCCTCGGAAGAACTCTGTCGTCTGGGTGAAAGCCTCATCCGGCGGGAGGAGTTGGGCGAGAGCGAGGCCGCCTATCGTCGCGCGATGGATCTGGTCCCCGACAATCCTGGTGCGTTGATCGGTGTTGCCCGTTGTCTCGCACGGTCCGGTAAGGAAGACGAGAGCCTCGAGTTCCTCGAAACCGGACTCAAAGCCCATGGTGATCCGACGGTTCTGGGCGAGCTGCTCGTCCTGCACGATGCGGCTGCAAATCACGACGCGTTCGACCGGCTCCTCCAACACCCCAAGGCCGGTCACGTCCCCATCGACACATTGAAGAAGATCTTTGATGCCCACCGCGACCGCGACCGTAACGCCGGGCTCGATTCGCTGTGGAGCCGAGTGGGCGACGCGTTCGATCGGTGGGCCGCGATCGACGCGGTTCGCGTGCTCGATCAGATGGATGTCCTTGTCTCGTTGGAGCCCTCCGGTCATCTGCCGGCACTGGAACGACGCCTGCGCTATGCGCGTGACGCGGGGAACGTGCCGGAACGGTTGGTTGGGGCTCTCGAGGGAATGATCCGAGCGATGCGTGTTCGTAGCGAGGATGCATCGACATACGAGGACGAACTAAAGAAGCTGGCACCGTCGTCCACGCTCCTTCCGCAAGCTTCCGCGGCGGCGGGCTCAGCGGCGGATGGCGTCCCCGGTGGGGCGACGGCTCTCTCTTCCTCCGGTCTTCCCGAGGATGCCGAAGCGCCTGCGATTCCGCTGAACAGGGCCGACGAGGAGTTTGTCGCGGGTCGCCTGACCCAGGCCGAGATTCTCGAAAAGTACGGATTGGTCGATAAGGCGATCGACCAGATCCGAGAGATTACGACCCGCTTCCCCGGTAGCGTCGACGCCCAGGAACGGCTTCTGGCGCTGTTGCGGAACGAAGGCAGTGGCGAGGCGGACCTGTCGATGGCCCTCGTTGGGGTGGCGTTAGCTCGGCGAGCGGCCGGGAGCCAGGGCGAAGCGATGCAGGCGGCGACCGAGGCCGTCGTCTCGGGAACCCTCCCCGAGTCCAGCGAAGCCTTGCTCCGTCGTCTGGGGCTTGTGAAGGGCAGCACCGAGAGTCCGGCGCCCGTTCCGGCAGCGTCGGCCGCGGAGCCTGCCGTCGATCCCGTCGTCGAGCCAGCCGATGCCCCGATCCCGGTCGTCGTGCAGGAGGCGGTCCCTGAGCCGGAGGCGACCGTCGAAGAAGAAGATGTCCTGATCGAGTTCGATGCCGACGACGAGGAGCCGGAGCACGAAGCGACCCCGACGCCCAGCACGCCCGCCGAATCGGTCGTCACGCTCTCGGACGACGCCGACGACGACCTTAGCGCCATCACGGCGGCTCTCGAGGACGAGATGTTCGGTGGCGAGGCCAACGAGCCGGCTGCCAAGCCGGAATCGGAGCAGAGCCTTGAGTCGGTCTTCGCGGCATTCCGCGAGCAGGTCGACAACGAGCTGGGCCCCGATGATTATCGGACGCACTACGACCTGGGCATCGGCTACATGGAGATGGGGCTCCTGGATGAGGCGGTACGGGAGTTCGAGATCTCGAAGGGGGACACGGATCTCTATCGTGACTCCTGTGTCATGCTCGCGGTCTCCCATCGCACCCGCGAGGACGCCGCGGCGGCGATCGACTGGTTTCGTAAGGCCCTCGAGTGCGATGCCGACGACGCCAGCAAGGTTTACGAGCTGCGTTACGATCTGGCGGAGCTCCTCCTCGCCAGCGGAGATGAGGAGGGCGCCCTCGGAGAGTTCCGCACGGTTCTCGACGGCGATGCCGGTTTCCGTGATGTGCGTGTCCGGGTGGAGCAGCTGGAATCTCGTCAGCCGTCTTGAATTATTAAGTAATTATTGGATTTCTTTCGCGGATCGTTCGCGGGTATACTCGACTCTCGATCGCCTGCCATGAGGGCCGGCATGGGGGTAGGGGGCGTCCCATGGAGGGGATTCGCGCACTGGTCGTCGAGCCGGACTCCGCTGTGCGTGAGCGTCTTCGCCAGGCACTGGAAGACCAGGGAATCCAGTGTCACTCCGCCTCCCACGTCGACGCGGCCGATGCGATCGTTCGACGCGAGAGGTTCGACGTCGTCTTCGCGGATCCACGGTTGGTCGATTCCGCCAAGCTGAACCCCGAGTCTTTCCCGATCCACGTCGCCGTGATGGCCGAGGTCCCCGTCGATGGGACCGAGTGGTGGGATCGCGCCTCGACGGATTCGGCGGCGCTCAGCCTTCTGACCCGACGCCTGGTCGATCGTCTGGAGCTTGCCCGTCGTGAACGGGTCGTTCGTGAACGTCTGGCATCCGGTCTCGGGCTTCGCGGGTTGGTCGGCGTTTCCTCGGCCAGCGAGAGGCTGCGCACGCAGATTGGCGACCTTGCCGGGGGCGAGCTGCCGGTCTGGGTCTCCGGAGAAACGGGCGTCGGGAAGCTCCATCTCATCCGTACGCTCCAGGAGTGTTCGTCGTGGTCGGACGGCGCGCTCGTTCGAGTCGACGCAGGCAGCCTTGCCGATCTCCCGCCGGACTCTGACTCTGCCGACGTCGCCGAGCTGCGCCGACGGATCGCCGGGGGGCTCCTGATGGTTCGTGGGCTCGAGGACCTGGATGACGAGGCTCAGACTCGGATCGTCGAGGGTTGGGAACGTGGATGGTTCCACGATGCCACCTCCAGTCATGGCGCTCGCTGTCGCGTCTGTGTCGTGACCCGAGAGACGCCGGAGCGGTTGGTGGCCGAGGGTCGGGTCCTTGAATCGGCGACACGCCGGTTGGCCACGGCGCATGCGCACGTGCCGACTCTTCGGAAACGATCCGAGGATATCCCACGACTCGTGGACTTCTTCCTGCGAGAGATCGTGGAGATCAATCGACTCGAAGCGCTTCGAGTTTCGGGCGACGCCCTCGATGCGCTCGGTCGGTATGAGTGGCCCGGAAACGTTCGGGAGTTGCGGGCCTGTATCGAGCACGCAGCGATTCTCGCGACCGACGGTGTTGTCCGCTTGCGTGACCTACCGGAGCGAATCCGGAATTCCCTGGCCGAACCGGTCTCCCCGTCGGGGAGCGTGACGGCCTCGTTCCGGGACGCCAAGCACGATGTCGTTTCACGGTTCGAGCGCTCGTACCTGACGTCGCTGATGCGGGCATACAACGGAAATGTGACGGCCGCAGCCGAGAAAGCCGGAATGCTGCGATCCGCGTTGCAGCGCCTGCTGCGGAAACATGGACTTCGATCCTCGTCGTTCCGACCGGGGCGACGCGCCTCCGCGGAGCCAATGCGCGATGCCGGGCACGAGGAAATCTGACGGCAGGCCGCTGGAGTGGCGGGTACTCGTCGACTCAGCCGATGACGGACCGCACAACATGGCGGTCGACGAGATGCTTCTCGAGCAGGCGGACGAGGCGGGCCGCGCCGGAACTGCCACGGTTCGGTTATACGGCTGGAGTCCTCCGACGCTCACCCTCGGTCGCAACCAGCCTCCCGGCGAAGGCTACGATATCGACTACCTGAAGGAGCACGGGATCGACCTTGTTCGTCGTCCCACCGGCGGCCTCTCGGTACTCCACGACGATGAGCGGACCTTCTCGGTGGCGGGTTCCCTGGAGTGTCCGCCGTTCGATGACGGCGTGGTGGCGACGTACCGCCGGTTGGCGATCGCGTTGAAGGGTGCCATGGTGCGATTGGGCATCCAGGCCGAGGATGGGGGTG
It contains:
- a CDS encoding tetratricopeptide repeat protein encodes the protein MARKPVSGNVERASRKGTGPGLEEGDPLDRHKALQTAERLLKQGKVQEALSQLEKLAASTPGDPITLNRMGDMLAKAGQRAEAIEYYSKIADQFANQGFFPKAVAIYKKVLRLEADRTDALTRLGQVYLAQKLPGEARSYLLRAAEIHVAAGRHNDAREIYERLVQAEPENSSHRAHLAETRAAEGDSESASEELCRLGESLIRREELGESEAAYRRAMDLVPDNPGALIGVARCLARSGKEDESLEFLETGLKAHGDPTVLGELLVLHDAAANHDAFDRLLQHPKAGHVPIDTLKKIFDAHRDRDRNAGLDSLWSRVGDAFDRWAAIDAVRVLDQMDVLVSLEPSGHLPALERRLRYARDAGNVPERLVGALEGMIRAMRVRSEDASTYEDELKKLAPSSTLLPQASAAAGSAADGVPGGATALSSSGLPEDAEAPAIPLNRADEEFVAGRLTQAEILEKYGLVDKAIDQIREITTRFPGSVDAQERLLALLRNEGSGEADLSMALVGVALARRAAGSQGEAMQAATEAVVSGTLPESSEALLRRLGLVKGSTESPAPVPAASAAEPAVDPVVEPADAPIPVVVQEAVPEPEATVEEEDVLIEFDADDEEPEHEATPTPSTPAESVVTLSDDADDDLSAITAALEDEMFGGEANEPAAKPESEQSLESVFAAFREQVDNELGPDDYRTHYDLGIGYMEMGLLDEAVREFEISKGDTDLYRDSCVMLAVSHRTREDAAAAIDWFRKALECDADDASKVYELRYDLAELLLASGDEEGALGEFRTVLDGDAGFRDVRVRVEQLESRQPS
- a CDS encoding sigma 54-interacting transcriptional regulator, whose protein sequence is MEGIRALVVEPDSAVRERLRQALEDQGIQCHSASHVDAADAIVRRERFDVVFADPRLVDSAKLNPESFPIHVAVMAEVPVDGTEWWDRASTDSAALSLLTRRLVDRLELARRERVVRERLASGLGLRGLVGVSSASERLRTQIGDLAGGELPVWVSGETGVGKLHLIRTLQECSSWSDGALVRVDAGSLADLPPDSDSADVAELRRRIAGGLLMVRGLEDLDDEAQTRIVEGWERGWFHDATSSHGARCRVCVVTRETPERLVAEGRVLESATRRLATAHAHVPTLRKRSEDIPRLVDFFLREIVEINRLEALRVSGDALDALGRYEWPGNVRELRACIEHAAILATDGVVRLRDLPERIRNSLAEPVSPSGSVTASFRDAKHDVVSRFERSYLTSLMRAYNGNVTAAAEKAGMLRSALQRLLRKHGLRSSSFRPGRRASAEPMRDAGHEEI